The Flammeovirga agarivorans genome has a window encoding:
- a CDS encoding macro domain-containing protein has product MKFYLVDINSKLTEAWSKVFEGVDNVEVKNESIFDLSCDVIISPANSFGYMNGGIDFAISKHLGWHIEKTLQKKLREEYFGELLVGQATIVETNNDQFPYLISAPTMRTPMTILRSPNVYLATKAILTLLLYGKLEDGTPIKEKIKTIAIPGLGTGVGQVPPILCARQMRIAWEDVFNQKYKTEEGWEELRSNYAYFFTHDENDLKYDIP; this is encoded by the coding sequence ATGAAATTTTACTTAGTAGACATAAATTCTAAATTAACTGAAGCATGGAGTAAAGTATTTGAAGGGGTTGATAATGTGGAAGTAAAAAATGAATCTATCTTTGACCTATCTTGTGATGTTATAATCAGTCCTGCGAATAGTTTTGGCTATATGAACGGAGGAATTGATTTTGCCATCTCAAAACATCTCGGATGGCACATTGAAAAGACACTTCAAAAAAAATTGAGAGAGGAATATTTTGGTGAATTACTTGTTGGACAAGCTACTATTGTTGAAACTAATAATGATCAATTCCCATATTTAATTTCAGCTCCAACGATGAGAACACCAATGACAATCTTACGTTCTCCAAATGTATATTTGGCCACCAAAGCGATATTAACTTTACTACTTTATGGAAAGTTGGAAGATGGCACACCGATAAAAGAAAAAATTAAAACGATAGCTATTCCAGGCTTAGGTACTGGTGTTGGCCAAGTTCCTCCGATTTTATGTGCCAGACAAATGAGAATAGCTTGGGAAGATGTGTTCAATCAAAAGTATAAGACTGAAGAAGGTTGGGAAGAATTAAGATCAAACTATGCTTATTTCTTTACACATGATGAAAATGATTTGAAATATGACATTCCTTAA
- a CDS encoding haloalkane dehalogenase, with protein MESKKEISAEFPFESKYIEVNGSKMHYIDEGKGDPILFLHGNPTSSYLWRNIIPYLEPLGRCIAPDLIGMGKSDKPKIEYSYKNHSDYLDKFIEKLNLKNITLVLHDWGSGLGFHYANTHRNNIKAISFMEAMVKPIEPSPEMQTAFKMMRTKGIGWLMISVGNMFINKMLPSMINRKLTEEEFNYYKAPYPTIGSRKALREFPKNVPIGEEPKYSYDRIKAYGDWLTETDLPKLLLYVSPGALIRDVDVSYIKENFSNLKTVDVGKGLHFIQEDHPHRIGEEIAEWYKEL; from the coding sequence ATGGAAAGTAAAAAAGAGATTTCAGCTGAGTTTCCATTTGAATCAAAATATATAGAAGTCAATGGAAGTAAAATGCACTACATTGATGAGGGAAAAGGTGACCCTATCTTATTTCTTCATGGAAACCCTACATCTTCTTACTTATGGAGAAACATTATTCCTTACCTAGAACCATTAGGGAGGTGTATTGCTCCTGATTTAATTGGAATGGGAAAATCTGATAAACCAAAAATTGAATACTCATACAAGAATCATAGTGACTATTTAGATAAGTTTATTGAAAAACTTAATTTAAAAAATATCACCCTTGTTCTACATGACTGGGGATCAGGTTTAGGTTTTCATTATGCCAATACACACCGTAATAATATCAAAGCTATTTCATTTATGGAAGCTATGGTAAAACCAATTGAACCTTCTCCAGAAATGCAAACGGCTTTTAAAATGATGCGGACCAAAGGTATTGGTTGGTTAATGATTAGTGTCGGAAATATGTTTATCAACAAAATGTTACCCAGCATGATCAATCGAAAATTGACGGAAGAAGAATTCAATTATTATAAAGCACCATATCCAACAATTGGAAGTAGAAAAGCATTAAGAGAATTCCCGAAAAATGTTCCCATTGGAGAAGAACCTAAATATTCGTATGATAGAATTAAAGCATATGGAGATTGGTTGACAGAAACAGATCTTCCTAAATTGTTATTATATGTATCACCCGGTGCGTTGATAAGGGATGTCGACGTAAGTTATATCAAAGAGAATTTCTCTAATCTCAAAACCGTTGATGTTGGAAAAGGGTTACACTTTATCCAAGAAGATCATCCACATCGGATTGGAGAAGAGATCGCAGAATGGTATAAAGAATTATAG
- a CDS encoding metallophosphoesterase produces the protein MILRLKKLFLLVTLSTLTFSCGKKVEQAFSFVQLCDPQLGMGGYEHDKETFAQAVEQINELNPDFVVICGDLVHSPNDSSYKDFQEIMSGFTVPCHLAPGNHDIRKVPTAQTIAYYRNKIGKDYYHFKNKDHLFIITNTQYWKCDVENESKLHNEWFEKTIKRKKSKRHSTFVIGHYPLYTESPDEKEHNFNLPEPHRKQILQLLKDNNAAAYLSGHTHKLTINNYEDIELVSGETTSKNFDKRPFGYRVWTVDQNAVEHHFVPLKEIRKIQ, from the coding sequence ATGATTTTACGACTAAAAAAGCTTTTCCTATTAGTAACACTATCTACATTAACTTTTTCTTGTGGAAAAAAAGTAGAACAGGCCTTCTCTTTTGTACAGTTATGTGATCCACAATTAGGAATGGGAGGCTATGAACATGATAAAGAAACTTTTGCACAGGCAGTAGAACAAATTAATGAACTGAATCCCGACTTTGTCGTTATTTGTGGTGACTTAGTACATAGTCCCAATGATAGTTCTTATAAAGATTTTCAAGAAATTATGAGTGGTTTTACAGTTCCTTGTCACCTTGCACCGGGAAACCATGATATTAGAAAAGTACCTACAGCACAAACTATTGCATATTACCGAAATAAAATTGGTAAAGATTACTACCATTTTAAAAATAAGGATCACTTATTTATAATAACGAATACTCAGTATTGGAAGTGTGATGTAGAAAATGAGTCTAAACTACATAATGAATGGTTTGAAAAGACTATCAAAAGAAAGAAAAGTAAACGACACTCTACTTTTGTAATAGGACATTATCCATTGTATACAGAATCTCCCGATGAAAAAGAGCATAACTTTAATTTACCAGAACCTCATAGAAAACAAATCTTACAGTTATTGAAAGACAATAATGCAGCTGCATACCTATCTGGGCATACGCATAAATTAACTATCAATAACTATGAGGATATTGAGTTAGTCAGTGGAGAGACAACAAGTAAAAACTTTGATAAAAGACCTTTCGGTTATCGCGTTTGGACGGTTGATCAAAATGCTGTGGAGCATCATTTCGTTCCTTTAAAAGAAATAAGAAAGATTCAATAA
- a CDS encoding Fur family transcriptional regulator → MSKVDDILKLKGVKPTSVRIIVLDYLLDQGKAQSLKDIESGLVRTERSSIFRTLKLFEQHKLIHSIDDGSGMTKYAVCADGCNCELKDLHFHFFCISCQKTYCLTDYPIPQINLPKNFKMLQANMVIKGLCETCNS, encoded by the coding sequence ATGAGTAAGGTCGACGACATACTAAAATTAAAAGGTGTGAAACCAACATCAGTACGAATAATAGTCTTAGATTATCTTTTAGATCAAGGGAAAGCACAATCCCTTAAAGATATTGAATCAGGTCTTGTTAGAACAGAGAGAAGTTCAATATTCAGAACATTAAAATTATTCGAACAACATAAGTTAATCCATAGTATAGATGATGGCTCTGGAATGACTAAGTATGCTGTATGTGCTGATGGTTGTAATTGCGAACTTAAGGATTTACATTTTCATTTTTTCTGTATTTCTTGTCAAAAAACATATTGTCTTACCGATTATCCTATACCTCAAATTAACCTACCAAAAAACTTTAAAATGCTTCAAGCTAATATGGTTATTAAAGGACTTTGCGAAACATGTAATAGCTAA